The region aaaaACAGACACAATGCATGTCAACACAcatgcatcttatagcatcacatccaatggctataaagggTAAATGGgatcaaattatatctcatctagatgagttctagcaaaactgaaaTAAAAAAGACAACGCTAACGCCCACACATGTCGTGGGAGCCAAACCCGCCCACACGTCATATAACACACAGACTACGCCATGTCATGCATGCAtgtggaaatctttttggattttcagtttttaaaatgttttatctcttaaataaaaaatccgattgaagatccgttttcaccattaaatccctcgcgacgagatcttcgaaactagatctcatatcgatatatttcgacgaattttttttgggttaaaagttgccatatctattgcacatgaattgccatgatatttatactgaagttgccatgatatgtttcagctatttttttacatttaaaaataaattttaacatattataaaacaggaaataagaaactagacttgtcatgcaccataaactaaaattgccatgatacatgcacttaaaattgccatggttcatgcaAAAAATATTTTCATGGTTAATGTACTAgaattgccatcatcaaaaaactaaaattgccatgatctaccaactaaaattgccacatggcaactttagtttaagcactatggcgACTATagcgtaaacatcatggcaacttctgggcaaaattttttttcttcaaaacatatcaacatggggtctagttttgaagctcTCGTCAAGACGGATTTAATGATGAAAATGGATTTTTAATTCactttttaattaggagataaaacatttttaagccgaaaaccaaaaaaacatgttgatgtcatctattcatgcgTAGTAAAATGTGTGGTGATGAAAGCGTGTGGGTGATCtgtaaacgcccacacgtgtgggcgttagtttttccgAATAAAAATGATCTGGGAAGGTGAGAAAGGAAGTTGGAAATTAAAGAGGGTATGTATGGATTATTGTTTAGGGGAAGAGGTATGtatggatttttttttcttttttgagaaactagAGGATTTTTTTTGGAGGATTACTAGAggatagttttttttttttgagaatccacTAGAGGATagaattttttgtttttgttttttagtctactagaggatagatgattttttttttttgaaaaagaggatAGATGATTTGATTGTGTGGACTAGTGTGGAGTTGGGCTGGCTCAGTGGGTGTGTAGTTGGGCTGGCTGAGTGGGTCTACTGGGTTGAGCCTACCGCTTCTTCTGTTCTCGTTCCACCCCCAAGAGAAACCTCTGGCACAATTCCTACATCCGCCGCCACGCCTGCTCTCCGGCCGCCGCCGGCACGCTTTCTCCGTCCTCATGTCCCGCTCGTCCTCCCCCATCTCCACCGGAGCATCCGTCGCCGGCGTCGTCCAGCCTTCTCCGCgtgaaactgaaactgaaactgaagCCCCTCATCTCTCGCCGCAGTTTGCAAGGTGAGAAGAAATTTCTTGTATGTCTATATATGGTGATGGAGACGGAATGGCTGTGCAATACTTGAAATTTTGCACTGTCCATTCATGGAGATTAATTATTTTTCTAACCATGATGTGCATCAGCACACCTTACTGCTCAATACTTAAAATTTGGTTGACCTGTATATTGATCTGAACCTTGTATATTCATTGACCTTTCTTGCACCGGCCCCAtgcttttttagaacgaaggctcaagaagagcccggctttgaattaacaaagccatcaaccggccaggaataCAAGAAACAAGAACACCACACCACATCGGCCAAACGATACAAAGGGGCTGCAAGAACAGCTTACAACGCTACTCCAACAACCAGCAAACAGAAGATGAACTATGAAGAACTGCTAGTTGAGGATAAGCCCCACTACCACAAGGCACCAATATGGCTACAAGTGCAGCCTCGAGGAGCACCGGCAAGGAATCGAACACAGGGAGGAAACCAGCAGATGAGATGATCCAAACACTTGCCCTCTCTAACATCGAAAGGGATCCCTTCCCCTCGCCTAGGCTCGAAGGCGCCGCACCGTCGAATGAAGAGACGCTCACCCGAGAGCTTGAGCAAAGGTTGGTCTCGAGACTGGGCCCGCCACGGAGCACGACCACAGGTCGGAGCACACACAACAGCAACGCCGCAGACACCGAAGGCGGCCAATCGTAGAGGGTAAGCCGCCGGAAGAGTTGTCGGAGTGAAGGAGCTACCGAGCCACAGGGACTCGATGGACACCAGCCGCCCACCTACCAGCTGCTGCACGCAACCCCAAAGCGCCAATCTTCCCTaggcggcgcctccaagaagggcacgacgcacctggcgccgccgccgcccatccaaCAGGGATTCGAGCTTTCGCCCGGGAGCCTTGGCCGGGGTGTGGAGAGGAGCCCACAACGGCGACTCCAGGGAGTAGAACGACGCCaaaaggcgccgccgccgccgtgctggaGAAGACCAAACAGGGGTTTCCCCCGGGCTCGACCCACACCACCAGTTTGGGGTGCACCCCGCCGGCACCGGATCCAGCGGCCAGAGGCCCCAAATCGACCAAGCCAGCGGAGGCAGAGAGCAGAGAGGGGAGAGGAGAGCCGGACCTTTAGATCTGGAGCGGAGGGAGGATGACCTCGCCGCCCCACGGCCGCAATCCGCCTGCTCCTCGCCGCCCAAGCAGCCGAGGAAGCCGGCCCGCACCACCCGCGCACGCCGCCAGCCGGAGacggcgccgcctcgccgccaaGGCCGCCGCCCTGGATCCGGAGTCCTTCTCGAGAGAGAAGCGACGGAGACCTCGCCGCCACCTTCATCGGCCGCCGCACAGGCGCTGCCCGGTGCCCGCCTCGGGTGAcggcaagggagggagggaggatggAGAGGGGCGGCGCCGGGAAACCCTAGGCGCCCTCGAGCCGCCCTGGGGAGGGCAGCgcgagggaggggaggggaggggattctGTTCTCAGCTCCACCGGCCCCATGCTTGAGAGGCCATTGAATAACAACTAGTAGTACGTTAATCTGCAATGTGCCGCCGACCACCTAGTTTTGCAGCCTTTTTGGTACCAAGGTCAATTCCTCGTGGACACCAAACTGCTTGATTGCCATCCTATACTCATAGATACACCTCTGTAGTATAGGATGATCTTTGTCATAGCAAATGTGTAATTTTCCTGTTAGGCCAAATATGTGAACAAAAAATAGTACTGTTGAAACACCACAGCTCAACCTGACGATGGCGTTTGGAGATATTGATTCTGTTTGAGGTGATGATTTACTTATGTGGGTGAGTTTGTTTAGTTAGCATCTGCATTATTATTTATTTGCCCCCACTCTGTGTAGGAAAAATGGGGACGACTAGTATAGGGATCGATCTAGACATGAGGTGAGATGATGTGGTCCAGCAATATTGACCAGCGGATCGCACCTGGATTGCTGATCCTATATAAAATACTCGACCAATCGTTGTGGTTGGTTACATTTTCATGCTAAGTCAATTTTGCAGCAATCGGGTTTCATAAGATGAATAGGTCAATCACTTTGGGAACTGTCATTTGCACAGCCATCAGTAGCATACTAATATGCTATATATATTGCTATCCATTTCTTTGGTACTCACATGCAGCCATCAATTTCTTCCCTCTTGAATGCTTATCAACAATAGTGGCAGGCATATTTGTTACAACAAACAATTTGTACCTGTGCATGGcctgtatatatgtgtgtgtgtgattcCCTGGGGTTGTTGGGGCTAACCGGCCATGTTGCATGGACAGGATGTTGTTGTTGGAGCTCAAGCTGCAGGAGGAGCGGCTCAACCACGGGAGGAGAACAGAGTACGGCAAGAGGAGCTCAAGCGTGCCCGGCTGCTGCTGGAGGAGACCATGTACTGGAGGAGGAGGAACTCAAGCGCGCTCAGCTGCTGCAGGCGGAGGAGAAGAGAGTGCTGCAGCTCAAGCACGCCCAGCTGCAGGAGGCCACGCTGAAGTCGGTGAAAGCGCTGGAGTCCGTTACAAGGTCGATAGACAAGATTAAGTCCTCTGCATTGTCGTTGATTCATTGTGCTTAAACATCACATGGTCCCATTGACTTTGAGATTCAACCAACAACTAAATAAAAGTAGTAACTCACGAGGCACAGcctgaggatgaatgaagatgggaAATCAGGTCTTTCTTGGTACAAGCAGGAGTAGATGACTTTACAGAAACTATATCTATATGTATTCAGGTCTTTCTTGGAAAGAAGGTCTTCCACCACTTTTTTATCCCAACAAACAAACATGATCACTATATTTATATGTATGTTTCTTTGATTTCAGGCACGGCTTCCATTCTCGGCTGATCTCATTTCCGGGTGTGTTAATGGTAGAGAGTTGGTATTTGTCCAGTACGGAGCCTTTGCAGAAGAGGAACTTCGTCGATTTCTTTGAAAAGGCTTGACCGTCGTCTGTTTTTCGTTTCAACCAAGAGGGACTTCATTGTATTCGTTTTGGTTGGCAGCGGAGGGTTTGTCAAGCCTCTTCAAAAATTGTTGTGACTCATCAACTGGGTGTTCTCGCCAAATCGATGGTGTCGTTTCGCCTTGGTAAGCATTTTCTTGAGCGGCCAGAAGCCGGCCTGACATCTGATTCCCTTGGTCACTGAAAGGAATCAAGCTTGGCGGTTTGTGCTGATGCTGGAGCACAGCATCTTCTGCTTCTTTTACTAGCTGAGGTTTTAGTAACTAGAGAGAACAGTTTGGTTTGCAGCTTATTTCCTTTTCTGCATTTCAAGCTGCGACAGATTAACAGTTCAGTTTATGTAATGGTTCATTGGATGTACGCTCTTTGGATGCCTCGCGGAGATCAGGTCGGGGAGAGCACAACTAGGGCTAACGCTACTCGAGCGTCTCTGCTGGCCTCTCTGctatgacgacgacgacggcgatggCTTGGGCTCTTCTCCAACTTAAGTCTAGCAGGCCGATGGTGGAGGCGGAGACAAGGCCGCCCGAGGGGCTTGGATTACCGCCGCCGGCGTCTGGATCTTCTCCGTCCGGAGGCGCGAAGGAGCCCCATCTGATCCGTTCGCGATCTCCCAAGTCCCTCGCGGTGCCATTCGGAGGAAAAGGGGGGGCGACGAGATCGGGCGGTGACCATGGGGATCAGCCGCGCGGTGAGATCGGACAGGAGGGTAGATCGTGGTCTCAATGGCAGGTGATCTTCTCCGACGATGCTGATTCAGACATCTGGATCGAAGGGAGGCTTCGATTCACATCGCATTCGCGGTGGCTGGTTCTTCTCGATCTGGAGAATGACATACTCGCCGGCGACTATCTATCGAACGGCGACATGATTGAGGTAGGTTCTAAATTCAAACTTGATGTTTATGATGTCGTTGTTGGCGATTGCGTGCAGTTGGATTTACGTTCGAAGACACCGGTGATGATCGATTTGACGGAACCGGTGATCCGTGCGAGACTGGGTGGACGTTTTTGGGCGCTTTTGGAGAGTGATGACGAAGATCAGGAGGAGTGCCACATCCCCATCGTCAACGCAGTCACCGGAATGCAGTTGGCCTCACCGGATGCCGACCCATTGCCGGTCTCCACGAGTACAGGTGATCGGCGCCGTTCAAAAGCTGTGACTTCCAAGGCGACCATGAAGCCGTGGATCGGGCCGCTTCCCAAGGTAAAGAGAGACCCGGTAACTTTGTATGATTTTTTGCCGGAAAATTGGACTCGTgtcacaaggaagaagaagaaaggcaatttttgccggccaccgccgccgccaggaTTGCCGGTGGCGAGATCGGCGAACGATGTTCGAGCAGCCAGACGGGCTCGTTTGAATGTGTTATTGGGCTGTGGACCTGAGCTGAATGCGGGTTTGGATGTTGCGACGGTCGTGGATTCTCCTGGTGCGGGCGAGGCCCAACCAGAGGCCCAAGCCTCGCGCAGCCCGGTGCGGACATACGTGCATGTATCGCCGCAGACAGTTCTGCCTACGATCGAGTCTAGGTTTTCTTGTTCTGGCTTTCCTTTGCTCGGGACAGGGCGGGCGAGGAGGATCTCAACCGCCGGCGGGATGGCGGGTCGTGGTCTGTCGCCGTCCAAGCGAGGGCCACCTACCACCGCTGCGGCCTCGTCCTCTGCCGGAGTTGGTCGCGGCGCTCTGCCGGCAATTGACGCCAAGTCGGGAGCGGCCGGTCAGGAGGCGTCGCCAGTCGCTGGGGCTGGTGGTGCTGGCCGTGGTGCCACGCCGGCCGGTGGGGGTGGACGAGGCGGTCTGCTCCCTCCAACGCGGGTGGCAGCGGGGACCGGGGCAACGGGAGTGCAACCCCGAGCCGGGACTGGTCGGGGCGCCCATGCGTCCGCGCGAGGGGGGGCTGCTGCTTCATGTGCACTTCCGACGACCCACGCGGCCAAAACCAACGCGCGGCAGCCGGAGGAAGTGGCGCAGCCACCTGCAGCCAAGGCGCTTGCCCTGGGAAGGGGTCGCGGCGTGCAAGGGcgtgatggttactctggttttagCAGAGATGGTTGGAATTACAACCGTTACGGTCAGTGGGGAGATGACGGATATGATGCTTATGGTGAGGGACTGCACCGTGGATCTTCATCCGGTGGCAGCCGTGGTTACAACCGGTACAATGCTGAGGACACTGGACATTTTCAAGGTCCACCCGGTATTTTTGTGGAAGGTGTTTCCGGACCCAGGGATCGTTTCCGTGGTGGCTACCGTCACGGGGGGAGAGGGAGACAACCACCCCCGCCTAGACAttatccaccaccaccgccacctgcTGTAGATTTGGCCTCGGAGGAGGTGCTCGAGCATTCAGCTGAGGGGGAGGGAGACCCATCCAAGTTACCCGCGGCAGCAGTGGACGCGGTTCGGGCTTTGGCAGCAGTGCATGTTCCGGTGTCTACTGGAGGTGCCAAATCTAGGGACGGTACGTCTGATAAAGGACCGGAAAAAGCGGAGGGCGAAAAGCTCTCTAAGTGGGCAATTAAGAAGAAAAAGTTGCCTTGCTATAGATGTTGTGAACCGGGTCACACTaccagggaaaagcctagcagtagcgcggattTTGggtctatcagtagcgcggggaggagcgctactgataaggcgctacagctaatgcttagcaatagcgcgtctggacccacgctactgctaaattgactaagTAGGAGCGCTTCTACAGAAAattgctactggtaattagtagtagcgcttctcctctcccgcgctactactattatttagtattttatttcttttctatttcatgttgtattcatacacctttacacaagttttcatacaacaggaatttagagattgtttttacatcataatgagttattacatcgtgGGGTGAAAAaatcgtggactagtttcaagtggatgtccatccacttgaaactaatccgcggttctttcaccccatgatataataatatcatcatcatcatcatatcattaacaacttatcatcataatacatcattgtcatataacacctcctcaagatcatcgttttcatcattgacatcacataacacctcctcaatatcatcattatcaactctaacacattaccacataataaacatattgtacctcataggacctattacattcgattaagacctactacattttctaaggtaaaatagcaaaaaacgagatagcccctgactctccattatggagaatggagattagcctatctccaattcttgcctttcgctcaatgttacttccaagaacctccttgcgaatgtccatacatttcttccattctttg is a window of Triticum dicoccoides isolate Atlit2015 ecotype Zavitan chromosome 2B, WEW_v2.0, whole genome shotgun sequence DNA encoding:
- the LOC119266118 gene encoding uncharacterized protein LOC119266118; translated protein: MSRSSSPISTGASVAGVVQPSPRETETETEAPHLSPQFARMLLLELKLQEERLNHGRRTEYGKRSSSVPGCCWRRPCTGGGGTQARSAAAGGGEESAAAQARPAAGGHAEVGESAGVRYKVDRQD